A genome region from Mastacembelus armatus chromosome 8, fMasArm1.2, whole genome shotgun sequence includes the following:
- the maza gene encoding myc-associated zinc finger protein translates to MDSSWSNFLFQTPPTQSQPETPLQSELLPELTGSAQSPPAEHIVTPPSTVDTAALSEEPLPVKPLTKPSRPAHICATCNKEFKNSYNLRRHQSVHTGIKMKDRATQEKEDGGKGGRVEKQTIPLSLLHLTLPPQPPLPPPSVAPETLPQPGQHANQESQPISVSIAPATVTMAAPPQPIQAAVVVVGSMEQNPNPNPNPNPNTNQVRKNHACEACGKAFRDVYHLNRHRLSHSDEKPYSCPICQQRFKRKDRMSYHVRSHQGGVEKPYVCPHCAKAFSRPDHLNSHVRQVHSTERPFKCTTCTSAFATRDRLRAHLIRHEEKVPCHICGKLLSAAYITDHMRVHNQSQHHACHLCNRSFTTLTYLRVHAQKHHGQEWKESGGARGGFGGTGAGGVLLCQLCGVQCKTATQLQGHMGTHANQGDPSPDPTSTGPVGTTSVAVTVSSASTVGLLVTDCSSIAPQPHS, encoded by the exons ACGCCGCCGACTCAGAGCCAGCCTGAGACACCTCTTCAGTCTGAGCTGCTGCCCGAGCTGACGGGGAGCGCTCAGAGTCCTCCAGCAGAGCACATTGTGACGCCACCGTCCACTGTCGACACCGCCGCCCTGAGTGAAGAACCGCTGCCTG TCAAACCACTCACCAAACCGAGTCGGCCGGCCCACATCTGTGCCACCTGCAACAAGGAGTTCAAGAACAGCTACAACCTGCGGCGTCACCAGTCGGTGCACACAGGCATAAAGATGAAAGACCGAGCCACCCAGGAGAAGGAGGACGGAGGAAAGGGAGGACGAGTAGAGAAGCAgaccatccctctctctctcctccacctcacCCTGCCCCCAcagcctcctctccctcccccctcAGTCGCTCCGGAGACCCTCCCCCAGCCCGGTCAGCACGCCAACCAGGAGAGCCAACCGATCTCTGTGTCCATTGCCCCAGCAACTGTAACCATGGCTGCACCACCTCAACCCATCCAAgcagctgttgttgttgttgggtCCATGGAGCAG AACCCAaaccccaaccccaaccccaaTCCCAACACTAACCAGGTGAGGAAGAATCACGCCTGTGAGGCCTGCGGAAAGGCCTTCAGGGACGTCTATCACCTCAACCGCCACCGACTGTCCCACTCGGATGAGAAGCCCTACTCCTGCCCCATCTGCCAGCAGCGCTTCAAGAGGAAAGACAGGATGAGTTATCATGTGCGCTCACACCAAGGCGGCGTGGAGAAACCTTACGTGTGTCCTCACTGTGCCAAAGCCTTCTCCAG ACCGGATCACCTCAACAGTCATGTCCGACAGGTGCACTCTACAGAGAGACCGTTCAAGTGCACG ACATGTACGTCAGCGTTTGCCACGCGGGACCGTCTCCGTGCCCATCTGATCCGTCACGAGGAGAAGGTGCCATGTCACATCTGTGGGAAGCTGCTATCTGCTGCTTACATCACCGACCACATGAGGGTCCACAACCAGTCGCAGCACCACGCCTGCCACCTCTGCAACCGCA GCTTCACCACCCTCACCTACCTGCGTGTCCACGCTCAGAAGCACCATGGTCAGGAGTGGAAGGAGAGTGGCGGGGCCCGGGGGGGTTTCGGTGGCACAGGGGCTGGTGGAGTGCTGCTCTGCCAGCTATGCGGGGTGCAGTGTAAGACGGCCACGCAGCTCCAGGGTCATATGGGCACCCATGCCAACCAGGGTGACCCCAGCCCTGACCCAACAAGCACGGGCCCTGTGGGCACCACCAGTGTGGCTGTCACTGTGTCCAGTGCTAGCACAGTGGGATTGCTGGTAACTGACTGCTCCAGTATTGCTCCCCAGCCTCACAGCTAG